A window of Christiangramia forsetii KT0803 contains these coding sequences:
- a CDS encoding M3 family metallopeptidase, with the protein MNPRLKKGLSVFALVSIIAYTNGQEKEKKTMNKNPLLSEWTGPYQGVPAFDEMKVDLVKPAIRKGMELHLADIDKITANNEAATFENTIIPLEKAGAELDRAFTYYGIYSSNVSSPKFREVQKELAPEISEFSSKISQNEALFKRIKTVYDKSQKNPLDTAKQRVIDLIYEDFAMQGADLNEADKKRYAAINKELSGLYTSFSNNILADEENYVIYLEKDQLGGLPESYVKSAAQAATDRDNQGKYAVTNTRSSMDPFLTYSTERKLREKVWNNYYSRGDNADEYDNNENVKKILKLRDERVELLGYDNYAQWRLQNRMAKNPENAMDLMMQVWPAALARVKEEVSDMQKVADSENADITIKPWDYRFYAEKVRKEKYDLDSEEVKQYLELGNLTQALFFTAGELFNFEFTPVEEGSVPVFQEDVKVWEVSDKDSGKLVGLWYLDPYARQGKRSGAWATTYRSYSDLMGKKPVLSSNNSNFIEPAPGEPVLVSWDDANTFFHEFGHALHFLSANIEYPTLNSGVRDYTEFQSQLLERWLSTDKVINQFLRHHETDEVIPDALVKKIKKASTFNQGFATTEFLASAIMDMKYHTTDPDKIDPDTFERETLKELNMPEEIVMRHRTPHFGHVFSGEGYATGYYGYLWADVLTSDAAEAFAEAPGGFYDKEVAAKLVKYLFAPRNAMDPAEAYKKFRGRDAEIDALMRDRGFPVPEDNN; encoded by the coding sequence ATGAACCCAAGACTTAAAAAAGGCCTGAGTGTATTTGCTCTGGTTTCTATCATTGCCTATACTAATGGCCAGGAAAAAGAAAAAAAAACTATGAATAAAAATCCATTATTATCTGAGTGGACCGGTCCTTATCAAGGTGTTCCAGCATTCGATGAAATGAAAGTTGACCTTGTTAAACCGGCTATTAGAAAAGGAATGGAGTTACATCTTGCCGATATTGATAAGATAACTGCCAATAACGAGGCAGCTACTTTTGAAAATACCATAATCCCCCTGGAAAAAGCAGGTGCAGAACTCGATAGAGCTTTTACTTATTACGGAATTTATAGCAGTAATGTTTCCAGTCCCAAATTTAGAGAAGTTCAAAAAGAATTGGCACCGGAAATTTCTGAGTTTTCTTCTAAGATCAGTCAGAATGAAGCGCTTTTTAAAAGGATTAAAACTGTTTATGATAAATCACAGAAAAATCCTTTAGATACTGCTAAACAAAGGGTGATAGATCTTATCTATGAAGATTTTGCTATGCAGGGCGCAGATTTGAACGAAGCAGATAAAAAAAGATACGCTGCAATTAATAAGGAATTATCGGGGCTTTATACAAGCTTCTCTAATAATATACTTGCAGATGAAGAGAATTATGTGATATATCTTGAAAAAGATCAGCTTGGAGGTCTTCCTGAATCTTATGTAAAGTCTGCTGCACAGGCTGCTACAGATCGCGATAACCAAGGAAAATATGCGGTTACCAATACGCGTTCTTCTATGGATCCTTTCTTAACCTATTCAACAGAAAGAAAACTGCGTGAAAAAGTTTGGAATAATTATTATTCTCGTGGTGATAATGCCGATGAGTATGATAATAATGAGAACGTAAAAAAAATTCTGAAATTACGTGATGAGCGTGTAGAATTACTTGGTTATGACAACTACGCTCAATGGCGTTTACAAAACAGAATGGCTAAGAACCCTGAAAATGCTATGGATTTAATGATGCAGGTTTGGCCGGCAGCTTTAGCCAGGGTTAAAGAAGAAGTTAGCGACATGCAGAAAGTAGCAGATTCAGAAAATGCAGATATTACTATTAAACCATGGGATTATAGATTCTATGCTGAAAAAGTTAGAAAAGAGAAATATGACCTTGATAGTGAAGAAGTAAAACAGTACCTGGAATTGGGTAATCTTACGCAGGCTTTATTCTTTACCGCCGGTGAATTATTCAATTTTGAATTCACCCCTGTTGAAGAAGGGAGTGTTCCGGTTTTTCAGGAAGATGTAAAAGTTTGGGAAGTTAGTGATAAAGACTCCGGAAAGCTCGTTGGCCTTTGGTACTTAGATCCTTATGCGAGACAGGGTAAACGCTCCGGCGCCTGGGCTACTACCTATCGTAGCTACAGTGATTTAATGGGTAAAAAGCCCGTTCTTTCATCTAATAATTCAAATTTTATTGAACCTGCTCCGGGAGAGCCTGTACTGGTTTCATGGGACGATGCGAATACGTTCTTCCATGAATTTGGTCACGCACTACATTTCCTATCAGCGAATATTGAATATCCAACACTTAATAGCGGAGTTAGGGATTATACAGAATTTCAGTCGCAGCTTCTGGAACGCTGGTTATCTACAGATAAAGTGATCAATCAATTTCTAAGACATCATGAAACTGATGAAGTAATTCCTGATGCGTTGGTAAAAAAGATCAAGAAAGCCTCCACTTTTAACCAGGGATTTGCAACTACAGAGTTTCTGGCTTCAGCAATTATGGATATGAAATATCATACCACAGATCCTGATAAAATTGATCCTGATACTTTTGAAAGAGAAACTTTAAAAGAGCTTAATATGCCAGAAGAAATTGTGATGCGCCATCGTACTCCGCATTTTGGACATGTATTCTCTGGCGAAGGATATGCTACGGGATATTACGGTTATTTATGGGCAGATGTATTAACCTCTGATGCTGCGGAAGCTTTTGCTGAAGCACCGGGTGGTTTTTATGATAAGGAGGTAGCGGCCAAGCTGGTTAAATATCTTTTTGCTCCAAGAAATGCTATGGATCCTGCGGAAGCTTATAAAAAGTTTAGAGGAAGAGATGCTGAAATTGATGCTTTAATGCGCGACCGTGGTTTTCCGGTTCCGGAAGATAATAATTAG
- the wrbA gene encoding NAD(P)H:quinone oxidoreductase, producing MNIAIIYYSATGTNHQMAKWAAEAAKSEGNHEVRFKRVRETAPKEAIASNEDWKKHHQETQDVEVAELDDLDWADAIIFSIPTRYGNLPSQLQAFFDTTGGLWSQGKLVNKVVSGMTSAQNPHGGQETTLLSLYKSMYHWGAIVAAPGYTSQELYKTGGNPYGFSSNGGVDNLDEQSKNSITHQVVRTIKLAECIKNGMD from the coding sequence ATGAACATTGCAATTATTTATTACAGTGCCACAGGTACAAACCACCAAATGGCAAAATGGGCTGCTGAAGCTGCTAAATCTGAAGGAAATCATGAAGTACGGTTTAAAAGAGTAAGAGAAACGGCTCCAAAAGAAGCTATTGCATCTAATGAAGACTGGAAAAAGCATCATCAGGAGACTCAGGATGTTGAAGTAGCTGAACTTGATGACCTTGACTGGGCAGATGCAATAATTTTTAGCATTCCTACCAGATATGGAAATTTACCTTCCCAGCTTCAGGCTTTTTTTGATACGACCGGTGGCCTATGGAGTCAAGGAAAACTGGTTAATAAAGTAGTTTCCGGAATGACCAGTGCACAAAATCCGCATGGAGGTCAGGAAACCACTTTGCTATCTCTTTATAAAAGTATGTATCACTGGGGAGCAATTGTAGCTGCTCCAGGATATACCTCACAGGAACTTTATAAAACCGGTGGAAACCCATATGGTTTCAGTTCTAATGGCGGAGTTGATAACTTAGATGAACAATCTAAAAATTCAATCACACACCAGGTTGTGCGGACCATTAAATTAGCAGAATGCATTAAAAATGGTATGGACTAA
- a CDS encoding pseudouridine synthase: protein METDYHRHFKIYKPYGYLSQFITNQKPGGKHKLLGDLYDFPEGTMSIGRLDKDSEGLLLLTTNGKLSTKINRGGIEKEYYAQVDGDITDEAMIKLQNGVEISIFGKAYKSLKCKAEKLKNRPSFPERAKKIRDERHGPTSWISISLTEGKFRQVKKMTSAVGFPTLRLVRVRIGNETIKNMDAGEVIELNKVDL, encoded by the coding sequence ATGGAAACAGACTACCATCGGCATTTTAAGATCTATAAACCCTACGGATACCTGAGCCAGTTTATCACAAATCAGAAACCTGGCGGAAAACATAAATTGCTAGGTGACCTGTATGACTTCCCTGAAGGTACTATGTCTATAGGCAGGCTCGACAAGGATTCTGAAGGACTATTGTTACTAACCACCAACGGTAAACTAAGCACAAAAATTAACCGTGGCGGTATTGAAAAGGAATATTACGCACAGGTGGATGGTGATATCACCGATGAAGCAATGATCAAATTACAAAATGGTGTGGAAATAAGCATTTTTGGTAAAGCATACAAAAGTTTAAAATGTAAAGCGGAAAAATTAAAAAATCGCCCCTCTTTTCCAGAGCGTGCAAAGAAAATACGTGACGAACGCCACGGCCCTACAAGCTGGATAAGCATTAGCCTCACAGAAGGAAAATTTAGACAGGTAAAAAAAATGACCTCAGCAGTAGGATTTCCTACCCTAAGACTAGTAAGGGTTAGAATTGGAAATGAAACCATTAAAAATATGGATGCAGGAGAAGTTATTGAACTGAATAAGGTAGACCTTTAG
- the ggt gene encoding gamma-glutamyltransferase, with translation MTSISKIFLGFLILFISSFQLTAQGGRIPVSAEKGMVVSSHYLASEVGRDILAQGGTAVDASIATAFALSVTLPSAGNIGGGGFLVYYGGDAETTTFNFREKAPLAATREMYLDENGEIKNNSNHEGLLSVGVPGTVAGLYKAHQKFGKLEWSELVQPAIEIAENGFPVSPHLVGFSNWVLENEDEYPSTAEVFLKNGEALESGDILIQKDLAETLKRIRDKGGVEGFYQGKTASLIADFMKSNGGIITKKDLKVYEAEEMEPITGTYRGYDIIGMAPPSSGGVAIVEMLNILEAYDLKEKKHNSAESLHFITEAMRRAYADRAQFLGDLNFNEQVPLDKLTSKEYAEMLADQIQENIASKSDSANFNKAHLVYESPQTTHLSVVDSEGNAVSLTYTLEQSYGSKIVVKGAGFLLNNEMGDFNAIPGYTDTKGRIGTKPNQIEPGKRMLSSMSPTIVAKDGKPVIVIGSPGGRTIINTVLQVILNMVDYDMNIAKAIESPRFHHQWLPDVTYFEEWGFSPDTQRIYYEMGHEFKIRESQGRAMGIYLDHETGIIEAAADSRSYDGRAVGY, from the coding sequence ATGACCAGTATCTCTAAAATTTTTCTCGGCTTTCTTATACTATTTATCTCAAGTTTTCAATTAACTGCTCAGGGAGGGAGAATTCCTGTTTCTGCTGAAAAAGGAATGGTGGTTAGCAGCCATTATTTAGCTTCTGAAGTAGGAAGGGATATTTTAGCTCAGGGTGGAACAGCGGTGGATGCCAGTATTGCAACTGCTTTTGCCTTATCGGTCACTTTGCCGTCTGCCGGGAATATTGGTGGTGGCGGATTTCTTGTTTATTACGGGGGAGATGCTGAAACCACTACATTTAATTTTCGGGAAAAAGCACCACTTGCCGCAACCCGGGAAATGTACCTGGATGAAAATGGTGAAATAAAGAATAATTCTAATCACGAAGGTTTATTATCGGTAGGGGTTCCGGGAACGGTTGCAGGGTTATATAAGGCACATCAGAAATTTGGAAAATTAGAGTGGTCAGAATTGGTTCAACCTGCGATTGAAATAGCAGAAAATGGTTTTCCGGTAAGTCCCCATTTGGTGGGTTTCTCCAACTGGGTTCTTGAGAATGAAGATGAATATCCTTCGACCGCTGAAGTTTTCTTAAAAAATGGAGAAGCTTTGGAATCTGGGGATATTCTTATTCAGAAGGATTTGGCTGAAACTTTAAAGCGAATCCGTGATAAAGGAGGGGTAGAGGGCTTTTATCAGGGGAAAACAGCGAGCCTGATTGCTGATTTTATGAAGTCTAACGGCGGAATCATTACCAAAAAAGATCTTAAGGTATATGAAGCTGAAGAAATGGAACCAATAACGGGAACCTATCGGGGGTACGATATTATAGGAATGGCGCCTCCAAGTTCTGGTGGAGTTGCGATTGTGGAAATGCTCAATATACTGGAAGCATATGATCTTAAGGAGAAAAAGCATAATTCAGCAGAAAGCCTTCATTTTATTACCGAAGCCATGAGAAGAGCTTATGCAGATCGTGCTCAGTTTCTGGGAGATCTAAATTTTAATGAACAGGTTCCTTTAGATAAATTAACTTCCAAAGAATATGCTGAAATGCTGGCAGATCAGATTCAGGAAAATATAGCCTCTAAAAGCGACTCTGCAAATTTTAACAAAGCCCATTTAGTTTATGAAAGTCCGCAGACTACCCATTTATCTGTAGTAGATTCAGAAGGGAATGCGGTATCTCTTACCTATACTTTGGAGCAATCTTACGGATCAAAGATCGTGGTCAAAGGAGCTGGATTTTTGCTGAATAATGAGATGGGAGATTTTAATGCTATTCCCGGATATACAGATACAAAAGGAAGAATTGGAACAAAACCCAACCAGATAGAACCCGGAAAAAGGATGCTTTCCAGTATGAGTCCAACTATTGTAGCTAAAGATGGGAAGCCGGTGATCGTAATTGGTTCACCGGGAGGGAGGACCATTATCAATACCGTGCTGCAGGTTATTCTGAATATGGTGGATTATGATATGAATATAGCAAAGGCAATTGAATCGCCAAGATTTCATCACCAATGGTTGCCAGATGTTACTTATTTCGAAGAATGGGGGTTTTCACCGGATACTCAAAGAATTTACTATGAGATGGGGCACGAATTTAAAATTCGTGAGTCTCAGGGTAGGGCTATGGGAATTTATTTAGATCATGAAACAGGAATAATTGAAGCTGCTGCAGATAGCCGCAGTTATGATGGCCGTGCGGTTGGGTACTAA
- a CDS encoding biliverdin-producing heme oxygenase: MEMLNSIREETKELHANIEKYNIANKIMDHSIKLEEYKLLLFQNYMAYKAAESEIKKFLPDYSTDKTDRLTQDLENLGITDLNFKLDFICENEAEAIGAAYVVEGSAMGGMLIGKEVKNCKSLSTLPSQFFFNGERSGMAGWNDYLKFMRSRNFSEQEISIATSKAKDTFLLFKEAFNLQLSDC, translated from the coding sequence ATGGAGATGCTGAATAGCATAAGAGAGGAAACTAAAGAGTTACATGCTAATATTGAAAAGTATAATATTGCTAATAAGATAATGGATCATTCCATTAAACTGGAAGAATATAAACTTCTGCTATTTCAGAATTATATGGCCTATAAAGCGGCAGAATCAGAAATTAAAAAATTCCTTCCAGATTATTCAACAGACAAAACAGACCGGCTAACACAGGATCTTGAAAATTTAGGAATTACAGATTTAAATTTTAAGCTTGATTTTATTTGTGAGAATGAAGCCGAGGCAATTGGTGCTGCCTATGTAGTTGAAGGCTCTGCCATGGGAGGGATGTTGATTGGGAAAGAGGTCAAAAATTGTAAATCCCTTAGTACGCTGCCTTCACAATTTTTCTTTAATGGCGAAAGAAGCGGGATGGCTGGCTGGAATGATTATTTGAAATTTATGAGATCACGTAATTTTTCAGAGCAGGAAATCAGCATTGCAACAAGTAAGGCGAAGGATACTTTTTTACTTTTTAAAGAAGCTTTCAATTTACAACTTTCAGATTGCTGA
- a CDS encoding response regulator, giving the protein MINRKLNILLVEDNPSDIFLIKRQINKIVSKPEIEVTDNLEGCKELLVNFAPDVVLSDYNLPKCTGLDILEMVKDHDSSIEFIFITGTINDEELAANTILNGASGYILKKHINNLGEKLEPLLKKVVINMISTDDLRERIRNNKITVNQIYDYLDKINSDNAEQRDNIKNIKQAINRFNLDNGDAE; this is encoded by the coding sequence ATGATCAATAGAAAACTCAATATTTTATTAGTAGAAGACAATCCATCTGATATTTTCCTGATTAAAAGACAAATTAATAAGATTGTTTCTAAACCTGAAATTGAAGTAACCGACAATCTGGAAGGTTGTAAAGAACTCCTTGTGAATTTTGCCCCCGATGTGGTACTTTCTGACTACAACCTGCCAAAATGTACAGGTCTCGATATTCTGGAAATGGTAAAAGATCATGATAGCAGTATTGAGTTCATTTTCATTACGGGAACTATTAATGATGAAGAGTTAGCGGCTAATACAATTTTGAACGGAGCCTCAGGTTATATCTTGAAGAAGCATATTAATAACTTAGGTGAAAAGCTGGAACCACTTCTAAAGAAAGTGGTGATCAATATGATATCTACAGATGATCTGCGTGAGCGTATAAGAAATAACAAAATCACCGTCAATCAGATATATGATTATCTTGATAAAATCAATTCAGATAATGCCGAACAGCGGGACAATATTAAAAATATCAAACAAGCAATAAATAGATTTAACCTGGACAATGGAGATGCTGAATAG
- a CDS encoding ATP-binding protein codes for MADSIRYPGKVDLSSCEKEPIHIIGTSQAHGVIVAYDRKSSKITQIGENCKELFGISAEDLLGQGLESIFSKNVTQRITNSLKEDGVFDIEETEINGKKFIVIPQITSENLILDIELIDDKRESYDFQKELSSLLNTLTASRTAEELCNDAARITKSIFEYDRVMIYKFDEEWNGKVIAEEVNEGMESWLGLQYPASDIPKQARQLFLKNRVRAISDVNYSPVNIIPQISPVNNKPLDLTNSKLRGVSPIHIEYLQNMGVGASLTAALISNGKLWGLLACHHNTSKFINYYQRQTCEFLIQVFSNELSVKESGSFLSNIEKLDDLRVKLINQIQKKNSIKKGLSSARTKLTDFLNCSGAAIVLNGKIKLLGDTPEKKEVKHLIKSFLAKQNKNLFFTQNLRQFYPEAENFKETGSGILSVKLGQSDKDFLIWFRPEVIQTVEWGGNPENKATYDEERKRLTPRKSFEKWTEKLTGVADSWKDYEIRGASKLSESVSYVVLENQKKEIDILNEQVVDAHRELELFSHGLSHDLKAPLRGIDAYAHILKEDHYTDLQKEGQMAVDTILSSAEEMKNLIDDILSFAGVTNRDIHKNTNTTNTMIDDIFISFNTKSNYPDTEILVEAHMPKIIGDKRMLSQVWSNLIANALKYSEKSIKPKIEIGSEVRDRKTVYYIKDNGIGFDSKYNEEIFNLFSRYSGGDYQGTGIGLAIAKKIIEKHDGKIWAESKENCGATFYFFV; via the coding sequence ATGGCTGATAGTATTCGGTATCCCGGAAAAGTTGATCTTTCCAGTTGTGAAAAAGAACCAATACATATTATTGGGACTTCTCAAGCCCATGGGGTAATAGTAGCCTATGACAGGAAGAGTTCTAAAATAACTCAGATTGGTGAAAATTGTAAAGAATTGTTTGGAATTTCCGCAGAAGATCTGCTTGGCCAGGGTCTGGAGTCTATTTTCAGTAAAAATGTTACGCAACGCATTACTAACAGCCTTAAGGAGGACGGAGTTTTTGACATTGAAGAAACAGAGATTAACGGTAAAAAGTTTATAGTAATTCCGCAAATAACCAGTGAAAATCTTATTCTTGATATTGAATTGATCGATGATAAGAGGGAGAGTTATGATTTCCAGAAAGAACTTAGCAGTTTGCTGAATACTTTAACTGCATCACGCACTGCTGAAGAACTTTGTAATGATGCCGCCAGGATTACCAAATCTATTTTTGAATATGATAGGGTAATGATCTATAAGTTTGATGAAGAATGGAATGGGAAGGTCATAGCCGAAGAAGTAAATGAGGGTATGGAAAGTTGGTTGGGACTGCAGTACCCTGCAAGTGACATTCCTAAACAAGCCAGACAGTTATTTCTGAAAAACAGGGTCCGTGCAATTTCAGATGTGAATTATTCTCCTGTAAATATTATCCCTCAAATTTCACCGGTCAATAATAAACCTCTCGATTTAACAAATTCAAAATTGCGAGGTGTTTCGCCCATCCATATTGAATACCTTCAGAATATGGGAGTTGGAGCGTCATTAACCGCGGCCTTGATTAGCAACGGTAAATTATGGGGCTTGCTGGCATGTCACCATAATACTTCGAAGTTTATTAATTATTATCAACGACAGACTTGTGAATTTCTTATTCAGGTATTTTCTAATGAGTTATCGGTAAAAGAGTCAGGTAGTTTTCTTTCAAATATTGAAAAGCTGGATGATTTGCGGGTGAAGCTTATCAACCAAATTCAGAAGAAAAACAGTATTAAAAAAGGACTAAGCTCTGCAAGAACAAAACTTACAGATTTTTTGAATTGCTCGGGAGCCGCAATAGTTTTAAACGGGAAAATAAAACTCCTGGGAGACACCCCGGAGAAAAAAGAGGTTAAACATTTGATTAAGAGTTTTCTTGCAAAACAGAATAAGAACCTATTTTTCACCCAAAATCTTCGACAGTTTTATCCAGAGGCTGAAAACTTTAAAGAAACAGGATCGGGTATCTTAAGTGTAAAGCTTGGACAAAGCGATAAAGATTTTCTTATCTGGTTTAGACCTGAGGTTATCCAGACTGTAGAATGGGGAGGAAACCCTGAAAATAAAGCTACTTATGACGAAGAAAGGAAACGTCTAACTCCACGCAAATCCTTTGAAAAGTGGACAGAAAAATTAACCGGAGTAGCTGATAGCTGGAAAGATTACGAAATAAGAGGAGCCAGTAAATTAAGTGAAAGTGTTAGTTATGTAGTTCTTGAAAATCAAAAGAAAGAGATAGATATATTGAATGAGCAGGTAGTTGATGCTCATAGGGAACTCGAATTATTTAGTCATGGATTATCCCATGATCTAAAAGCCCCGCTTAGAGGAATAGATGCTTACGCCCATATTCTTAAAGAAGATCATTATACAGATCTTCAAAAGGAAGGACAGATGGCTGTAGACACTATTTTAAGTTCTGCGGAGGAAATGAAAAATTTGATTGATGATATACTCTCTTTTGCCGGTGTAACCAATCGCGATATTCATAAGAATACGAATACTACCAATACCATGATCGATGATATTTTTATCTCGTTCAATACAAAATCAAACTATCCAGATACTGAAATACTTGTGGAAGCGCATATGCCTAAAATAATTGGCGATAAACGTATGCTTAGCCAGGTTTGGTCTAATCTTATTGCAAACGCTTTGAAGTACAGCGAAAAATCTATTAAACCCAAAATAGAGATCGGTAGTGAAGTACGAGATAGAAAAACAGTGTATTATATTAAGGATAATGGGATAGGTTTTGATTCAAAATACAACGAAGAAATTTTCAATCTATTTTCAAGATATTCGGGAGGGGATTATCAGGGCACAGGCATTGGTCTGGCAATTGCAAAAAAGATTATTGAGAAGCATGATGGTAAGATATGGGCAGAAAGTAAAGAAAATTGCGGCGCTACATTTTACTTTTTCGTGTAA